The Lutibacter profundi region TATATAATAAAAATTAGCAGCGTATTTTTACTTCTTGTTTTTTTAGCGAGTTGCCAAAATAAAACAACTCAACAAAACGAAGAAACTAACCAAGAAAGTAGTGAGCATGAAGAAACCACAAATATTGTAACACTACAACAAAAACAGTTAGAAGTTATGGATATTGAGTTGGGCACTACCAAACAAGTAAATTTAGGAGCTACATTAAAAGTAAATGGACAATTAGAATTACCACCTCAAAAAAGGGCAAGTGTAAGTGCAATTGTAGGAGGTCGCGTAGAAAGTGTGGCTGTAATTGAAGGAGATTATGTAAAAAAGGGACAAATAATAGCTCAATTAAATAATCCTAAATTTATTACCATGCAGCGTGAATATTTAATAGCAAAAAGTAATTTTTCATTTTTGGAAAAAGATTATTTACGTAAAAAAGAATTGTTAAAAGACGGTATTACTTCTCGAAAATCTTTCCAGCAAGCAGAAGCAGCATTTAAAGATGGTAAATCTACGCTAAATGCTACTAAATCAATGTTACAAGTGATAGGTGTAAATATTTCAACATTAGAGAACGGTCAAATTAGGTCTTCAATACCAATAGTTTCACCAATTAAAGGATACGTTCAAAGTATAGCCATTAATATTGGGAAATTTGTAGCACCAGAGCAAGAAATGTTTGAGATTATTGATAACGAACACTTGCATATTGGATTGAAAGTTTTTGAAAAAGATATTGACAAAGCCAAAGTAGGGCAAAAAATTACATTTGCTTTAACAACCAGACCCGATAAAATTTATGAAGCCGAAATTTTTGCTTTGGGTAGCGCTTTTGATATGAATACAAGAGCTGTAAAAGTACATGCAAAAATTATGGGAACGCATAAAGGTTTGTTAACAGGGATGTTTGTTGAAGCAAGAATTATAACAAAAAGCAAGGAAGTTAGAGCACTTCCAAATGGCGCTTTTATTACTGAAAAAGGGTTAGATTATGTTTTTGTTCAAAAAGAAACAAATAAACAGCATATTACATTTGAAAAGGTTCAAATAAATAGAGGGGTTTCAGATTTAGGTTTTTCAGAAGTAGTTTTTATTAATAAAAAGCCAAAAGATATTGTGTTTGTTACTAAAGGAGCCTACTATGTTAACGCAGAATTAAATAAAGGTGAGTTTGAAGAGCATGAACATTAAATAATAACATTAAATTTATAAAAATGAAAGAAATTAAAGCATATATAAAACCAAATAAATTAGAAAAAGTAGTTGAAGGACTTAAAGAAAATGGCTTTGAAAGTGTCACGCTATTAGAATGTGAAGGAACAGGTACTTATAAACGAGAAGATTCCTTACCTTCGTTAAAATTTCATTTTGCAGATAGTAAAATGATTAAATTAGAGTTAGTGTGCCAAGATGAAGAAGCAGAAAGTGCCATTGAAATAATTTGTAAAAACGCTTCTACACCTTATCCAGCAGATGGAATTATTTACATTTCTAATATAAAAGATGTATATAGAATAAAAACATGTAAATCAATAAAAAAAATAGATTTTTGACATGAATCTTAATCTAGAAAAAATTTTAGACAAGCATAATGTAAAACCAACAGCAATGCGACTGTTGGTTTTACAATTTCTTTTAACAGAAAAAGCAGCAATGAGTTTAACTGATTTAGAAAACTATTTTGATAAATCTGATAGAACAACCTTATACCGTACGTTAAAAACTTTTGTGAAGAGCGAAATTGCTCATAAGATTGATGATGGTACAGGGGTAACTAAATATGCCTTGTGTGAAGAAAATTGCCATTGCGAAATTGAAAATGATTTACATGTCCATTTTCATTGTAAAATTTGTAATGAAACTATTTGTTTTCCAGAGAATAAAATTCCTTACATAAATTTACCTGATGGTTTTTTGGCAGATGACATTAGTTTAACTGTTACAGGAATTTGTAATAAGTGTAATGAATAATTTGCTTAGTTAAGAATATTGCAGTATTATTAATATTAGAAGTTGTAATTTGAAAATAAAATTACATTTTAAGTTAATTAATTATAATGAAGAAACCTGTAAATAAATTGCCGTCAGATTTAGTTTTAGATATTAAAAATAGGCTTAAAACTTTGAGTGGACAAATAAATGGAATAGTGAAAATGCTTGACGAAGGTAAAGATCTTGAGCAAATTAATATTCAGTTCAAATCTGTTGACAAGGGTTTGCAAAAAGCACACTATTTATTGCTAGATGAAGTATATAGAAAAGCGCTTGCCATAGGTATTGTTAAAGCCGTTGATTCATGTCCTGGAGATTGTGGAAGCGAAGATAAAATAGAATACCTAAAAAATGAATTTCCAACTATTGCATTAACAGATTTAACCGATAAACTTAAAGAAATTCAGTTAATAGCAAATCGCTTAAACCAATACAACGAAAAAAAGTTGTAAAATAATTTGCATACCCCCTCCCATACGTATTCATCTTTGTGCTAGAATTTAAATTGTAGAACTGATGAATAAAAATCATATTGAAATTTTTACAGCAGGGTGTTCTATTTGTGAACCTGTAGTGCAGTTAGTTAAAGAGACTGCTGGAGCCAATTGTAATATTTCCATTTACAATTTATCAGAACGAAGTTATAATAATATTTGTAAGAAATACAGTATTAAAAGACTTCCATCTCTTGTTGTAAATGGAATATTATTAGATTGTTGTAAAAATATTGAGATTACTAAAGAAGATTTAATTAATGCAGGAATAGGTAACTAATTATTAACAAATTTTAAAACTACTAACATGAAAAAATTATTAAAAACAACACCTTTTTTGGGACTTATACTAACTATTTTCCTTTTTGGGCAATTAGGAACCGTAAATGCCCAAAGTAAAACAAGCCACATATATATTAAAATTGAAATAAATGGGATGGTTTGTTCTAATTGTGCTTTTGGTATGGAAAAAGAATTGAAAAAAGTATCAGGTGTTGCTGATGTGCAGATTCAATTAAAAGAAGGATTGGCGTATATCTCTACGTTAGTAAAGGAAAAACCTTTAAAAGAAGAGTTAGCATTAATTATTACAAAAGCAGGATTTACACCTGGAAAAATAGAATTTAGTGACAAGCCTTTTGCTAAAGAAAATACTTTAAAAAAATGAAAAATTTAAAAACTGATGTAACAAGCATTTTGTCATTGTTTACATCATTCTCAACTCTTTTGTGTTGTGCATTACCGGCCTTATTAGTTACTTTAGGCTTTGGAGCTGTTATGGCAGGTTTGATTTCTGATTTGCCTTTTTTAAGAACACTAAGTTTGTATAAAGAATGGACATTTTTTATAGCTACCCTGTTAATTGGATTTAACTTTTGGTTGGTTTACAAAAAAAAATCACAAAATGTTAATTGTGAAATTCCTGTGAATGGTGTTGAATCTGCTTGTGATACTGCTTCATATTGGTCGAAAATTATCTTATGGATATCGGCAGTACTTTTGTTTACAGGATTTTTTATGGCTTA contains the following coding sequences:
- a CDS encoding efflux RND transporter periplasmic adaptor subunit yields the protein MKYIIKISSVFLLLVFLASCQNKTTQQNEETNQESSEHEETTNIVTLQQKQLEVMDIELGTTKQVNLGATLKVNGQLELPPQKRASVSAIVGGRVESVAVIEGDYVKKGQIIAQLNNPKFITMQREYLIAKSNFSFLEKDYLRKKELLKDGITSRKSFQQAEAAFKDGKSTLNATKSMLQVIGVNISTLENGQIRSSIPIVSPIKGYVQSIAINIGKFVAPEQEMFEIIDNEHLHIGLKVFEKDIDKAKVGQKITFALTTRPDKIYEAEIFALGSAFDMNTRAVKVHAKIMGTHKGLLTGMFVEARIITKSKEVRALPNGAFITEKGLDYVFVQKETNKQHITFEKVQINRGVSDLGFSEVVFINKKPKDIVFVTKGAYYVNAELNKGEFEEHEH
- a CDS encoding P-II family nitrogen regulator, coding for MKEIKAYIKPNKLEKVVEGLKENGFESVTLLECEGTGTYKREDSLPSLKFHFADSKMIKLELVCQDEEAESAIEIICKNASTPYPADGIIYISNIKDVYRIKTCKSIKKIDF
- a CDS encoding Fur family transcriptional regulator encodes the protein MNLNLEKILDKHNVKPTAMRLLVLQFLLTEKAAMSLTDLENYFDKSDRTTLYRTLKTFVKSEIAHKIDDGTGVTKYALCEENCHCEIENDLHVHFHCKICNETICFPENKIPYINLPDGFLADDISLTVTGICNKCNE
- a CDS encoding metal-sensing transcriptional repressor, whose product is MKKPVNKLPSDLVLDIKNRLKTLSGQINGIVKMLDEGKDLEQINIQFKSVDKGLQKAHYLLLDEVYRKALAIGIVKAVDSCPGDCGSEDKIEYLKNEFPTIALTDLTDKLKEIQLIANRLNQYNEKKL
- a CDS encoding thioredoxin family protein; this translates as MNKNHIEIFTAGCSICEPVVQLVKETAGANCNISIYNLSERSYNNICKKYSIKRLPSLVVNGILLDCCKNIEITKEDLINAGIGN
- a CDS encoding heavy-metal-associated domain-containing protein, with product MKKLLKTTPFLGLILTIFLFGQLGTVNAQSKTSHIYIKIEINGMVCSNCAFGMEKELKKVSGVADVQIQLKEGLAYISTLVKEKPLKEELALIITKAGFTPGKIEFSDKPFAKENTLKK